A region from the Medicago truncatula cultivar Jemalong A17 chromosome 6, MtrunA17r5.0-ANR, whole genome shotgun sequence genome encodes:
- the LOC11421085 gene encoding paired amphipathic helix protein Sin3-like 2 isoform X2: MKRARDDIYSASASQFKRPFGSSRGDSYGQGPGGGGGGGGGGVNGGGGGGGGATTSQKLTTNDALSYLKEVKNMFQDQKEKYDMFLEVMKDFKAQKTDTTGVIARVKELFKGHNHLIFGFNTFLPKGYEITLDEDEDEAPPKKTVEFEEAISFVNKIKKRFQNDEHVYKSFLDILNMYRKEHKTITEVYSEVATLFKSHGDLLDEFTRFLPDNSSAPSTQHAPFGRNSMQRLNERSSMAPMMRQMQVDKQRYRRDRFSSHDRDISVERPDLDDDKTMMNFHKEQRKRESRDRRMRDHDDREHDLDNSRDLHSQRFPDKKKSVKKTEAYDFAAHDDKDGMKLMYSQAISFCDKVKEKLSSAEDYQTFLKCLNIFGNGIIKKNDLQNLVTDLLGKHSDLMSEFNDFLERCENIDGFLAGVMSKKPLAGDGHLSRSSKLEDKEHRRETDGGKEKERYKEKYMGKSIQELDLSDCKRCSPSYRLLPADYPIPTASQRSELGAHVLNDHWVSVTSGSEDYSFKHMRRNQYEESLFRCEDDRFELDMLLESVSSAAKRADELYNSIVENKISVESLSRIEDHFTVLNLRCIERLYGDHGLDVLDILRKNPTHALPVILTRLKQKQEEWNRCRSDFNKVWADIYSKNHYKSLDHRSFYFKQQDSKNLSTKSLVTEIKEIKEKQQKEDDIVQTIAAGAKHPLIPHFEFDFSDAEIHEDLYKLVRYSCEEVFQSKELFNKIMRLWSTFLEPMLGVTSQSHETERAEDRKVGHNARSSVAPNVGGDGSPNRESNSRLPKSDKNEVDGRVGEVKNGHRTSVAANDKENGSVGGELVSRDDHLMDNKGQKSVESSDKAPGFVKQFSSDEQAARNSASVTIRGESSVHMSPGRVLTPTRPTDADVSVAVVIAKSPSVNVPLVEGVAAAPPVPVANGVLVENSKVKSNEESSVPCKVEKEEGELSPNADSEEDNFVAYGDSNAQSNQNDDRRKYESRNGEDEHRPEAGGDNDADADDEDSENVSEAGEDVSGSESAGDECSREDHEEEDMEHDDVDGKAESEGEAEGMCDADAQTGVDGSSLPLSERFLSTVKPLTKHVSAVSFVEDVKDSRVFYGNDDFFVLFRLHQILYERILSAKENSTSAEIKWKTKDASSTDLYARFMDALYNLLDGSAENAKFEDECRAILGNQSYVLFTLDKLIYKLIRQLQTVATDEEDAKLLQLYEYEKSRKPGKLNDSVYHSNAHVILHEENIYRFQCSSSSSRLSIQLMDNMNEKPEIAAVAVDPDFSFYLHNDFLSVLPGKKEPHGILLERNKPKYGDLDELSAICAVMEDVKVVNGLECKISCNSSKISYVLDTQDFFFRPRRKRRTSSTTSSSSSTASSRSRREREERFRKLMASST; this comes from the exons ATGAAGAGGGCTAGAGATGATATTtactctgcttctgcttctCAATTCAAAAGACCCTTTGGTTCATCACGTGGTGATTC CTATGGTCAAGGCCCCGGAGGTGGCGGTGGCGGTGGTGGAGGTGGAGTTAacggaggaggaggaggaggtggggGAGCAACTACCTCCCAGAAATTGACAACCAATGATGCTTTATCCTATTTGAAGGAAGTGAAAAACATGTTTCAggatcaaaaagaaaaatatgacatGTTCCTCGAGGTCATGAAAGATTTCAAGGCTCAAAA GACTGACACTACTGGTGTCATAGCAAGGGTTAAGGAACTATTCAAAGGTCACAACCATTTGATTTTTGGATTTAACACTTTCCTGCCAAAGGGGTATGAAATAACACTTGATGAGGATGAGGACGAAGCTCCTCCGAAGAAAACAGTTGAATTTGAAGAAGCTATTAGTTTTGTGAACAAGATTAAG AAACGTTTCCAAAATGATGAACATGTTTACAAATCATTTTTGGACATTTTGAATATGTATCGCAAAGAGCACAAGACCATCACTGAGGTTTATAGTGAG GTTGCTACCCTTTTTAAGTCGCATGGAGATTTGCTCGATGAGTTCACTAGATTCTTACCAGATAATTCTTCAGCACCTTCCACACAGCATGCTCCATTTGGTCGAAATTCAATGCAGCGCCTCAATGAGCGGAGTTCTATGGCACCCATGATGCGGCAAATGCAAGTAGATAAG CAACGATATCGGCGAGACCGATTTTCTTCTCATGATCGTGATATAAGTGTTGAACGTCCTGATCTGGATGATGACAAAACAATGATGAACTTTCACAAGGAGCAGAGGAAGCGTGAGAGCAGGGATAGAAGGATGCGCGATCACGATGATAGAGAACATGATCTTGATAACAGCAGGGATTTGCACTCACAACGCTTTCCTGACAAAAAGAAATCTGTTAAGAAGACTGAAGCTTATGACTTTGCTGCTCATGATGATAAAGATGGAATGAAGC TCATGTATAGTCAAGCAATCAGTTTCTGCGATAAAGTTAAGGAGAAGTTGAGCAGCGCTGAGGACTACCAAACATTCTTGAAGTGCCTTAATATTTTTGGCAACggaattataaaaaagaatgatttACAAAATTTG GTGACCGATTTACTTGGAAAGCATTCTGATCTCATGAGCGAATTCAATGATTTCTTAGAGCGTTGTGAAAATATTG ACGGGTTCCTTGCTGGTGTCATGAGTAAAA AGCCACTTGCTGGTGATGGTCATTTATCTCGATCATCCAAGTTGGAGGACAAAGAACATAGGCGTGAGACGGATGGAGGTAAAGAGAAGGAAAGATACAAGGAGAAGTACATGGGAAAATCCATTCAAGAACTTGACCTTAGCGACTGCAAACGTTGTTCTCCGAGCTACCGGCTTCTACCGGCCGAT TATCCAATTCCTACTGCTAGTCAGCGATCTGAGCTTGGTGCACATGTACTGAATGATCACTGGGTATCTGTGACTTCCGGAAGTGAGGATTACTCTTTCAAACATATGCGCAGGAATCAATACGAAGAAAGCTTATTCAGATGTGAAGATGACAG GTTTGAGCTGGACATGTTATTAGAGTCTGTGAGTTCCGCTGCTAAACGAGCTGACGAGTTATATAACAGCATTGTTGAAAATAAGATTAGTGTGGAGAGTCTAAGCCGTATTGAAGATCACTTCACTG TTCTGAATCTAAGGTGCATTGAACGCCTATATGGTGACCATGGTCTTGATGTCTTAGACATACTGCGTAAGAACCCAACTCATGCTCTGCCTGTAATATTGACTCGATTGAAGCAGAAACAAGAGGAGTGGAATAGGTGTCGTTCAGATTTCAATAAAGTTTGGGCTGACATTTATTCTAAAAATCACTACAAATCACTTGATCATCGTAGCTTCTATTTCAAGCAACAAGATTCAAAGAACTTGAGCACAAAAT CTTTGGTGACTGAGATCAAAGAAATTAAAGAGAAGCAGCAGAAAGAGGATGACATCGTTCAGACTATTGCTGCAGGAGCTAAACATCCTCTCATTCCACATTTTGAGTTTGACTTTTCTGATGCTGAAATTCACGAGGACCTGTATAAACTTGTTCGTTATTCATGTGAGGAAGTATTCCAAAGTAAAGagttattcaataaaattatgagGCTCTGGAGTACCTTCTTGGAACCGATGCTTGGTGTAACTTCCCAATCTCATGAGACGGAAAGGGCCGAGGACAGGAAAGTAGGACATAACGCTCGAAGTTCTGTTGCACCTAACGTAGGAGGTGATGGAAGCCCTAACAGAGAGTCGAATTCAAGGCTACCAAAATCTGACAAGAATGAAGTTGATGGTAGAGTAGGTGAAGTTAAAAATGGTCACCGGACTAGTGTAGCTGCCAATGATAAAGAAAATGGTTCTGTTGGTGGCGAGCTTGTTAGTAGAGATGATCATTTAATGGATAATAAAGGGCAGAAAAGTGTTGAAAGCAGTGATAAAGCCCCTGGATTTGTTAAACAGTTCTCCTCTGATGAACAAGCAGCGAGAAACTCTGCATCTGTCACAATTAGAGGCGAAAGCAGTGTGCATATGTCCCCAG gTCGCGTACTTACTCCAACCCGACCTACTGATGCTGATGTCTCTGTTGCTGTAGTCATAGCCAAGTCTCCGAGTGTTAATGTACCTTTGGTGGAG GGCGTTGCCGCTGCACCTCCAGTACCAGTGGCCAATGGCGTGTTAGTTGAGAACAGTAAAGTTAAAAGCAATGAAGAATCTTCTGTGCCTTGCAAAGTTGAAAAAGAAGAGGGTGAGTTATCCCCGAATGCTGACTCTGAGGAGGATAACTTTGTTGCCTATGGAGATTCAAATGCACAGTCAAACCAGAATGACGATAGAAGGAAATACGAGTCTAGAAATGGGGAGGACGAGCACCGTCCAGAGGCTGGAGGTGATAATGATGCAGATGCTGATGACGAAGACAGCGAAAATGTTTCTGAAGCTGGTGAAGATGTGTCAGGAAGTGAGTCTGCTGGTGATGAATGCTCCCGGGAAGATCATGAGGAGGAAGATATGGAAcatgatgatgttgatggtaAAGCCGAAAGTGAAGGTGAAGCAGAGGGGATGTGTGATGCTGATGCACAAACTGGAGTAGATGGCTCATCTTTACCGTTATCAGAGAGGTTCCTGTCAACTGTGAAACCTCTCACAAAGCATGTATCTGCAGTTTCATTTGTTGAAGATGTGAAGGATTCAAGGGTGTTTTACGGAAATGATGATTTCTTTGTTCTCTTTAGGCTTCATCAA ATTCTTTATGAAAGGATCTTATCTGCAAAAGAAAATTCAACAAGCGCTGAAATTAAATGGAAAACAAAAGATGCTAGTTCCACAGATCTTTACGCAAG atttatGGATGCATTGTACAATTTGCTCGATGGATCCGCCGAGAATGCCAAGTTCGAAGATGAATGTCGAGCAATTCTTGGAAACCAGTCTTATGTGCTATTCACATTGGACAagttaatatataaattaatcagaCAG CTTCAAACTGTTGCAACCGATGAGGAAGACGCTAAGCTTCTCCAATTATACGAGTATGAAAAGTCTCGAAAACCTGGGAAATTAAATGATTCAGTGTATCATTCAAATGCGCATGTCATCCTTCACGAGGAGAACATATATCGTTTTCAATGT TCATCTAGTTCCTCTCGGCTCTCCATCCAGCTCATGGACAATATGAATGAAAAGCCCGAGATTGCTGCTGTTGCTGTTGATCcagatttttcattttatctgCACAATGATTTTCTGTCTGTCCTCCCCGGCAAAAAGGAGCCTCATGGCATTTTACTGGAAAG AAACAAACCAAAATATGGGGACTTAGATGAGCTTTCTGCAATTTGTGCTGTAATGGAAGATGTCAAAGTAGTTAATGGATTGGAATGCAAGATATCTTGCAACTCATCCAAG ATTTCTTATGTTCTTGACACACAAGATTTTTTCTTCCGACCAAGAAGGAAAAGGcgaacatcatcaacaacatcatcatcatcaagtaCAGCATCTTCTCGGTCTCGCAGGGAAAGAGAGGAAAGATTCCGCAAATTGATGGCGTCCTCCACCTAA
- the LOC11421085 gene encoding paired amphipathic helix protein Sin3-like 2 isoform X1: MKRARDDIYSASASQFKRPFGSSRGDSYGQGPGGGGGGGGGGVNGGGGGGGGATTSQKLTTNDALSYLKEVKNMFQDQKEKYDMFLEVMKDFKAQKTDTTGVIARVKELFKGHNHLIFGFNTFLPKGYEITLDEDEDEAPPKKTVEFEEAISFVNKIKKRFQNDEHVYKSFLDILNMYRKEHKTITEVYSEVATLFKSHGDLLDEFTRFLPDNSSAPSTQHAPFGRNSMQRLNERSSMAPMMRQMQVDKQRYRRDRFSSHDRDISVERPDLDDDKTMMNFHKEQRKRESRDRRMRDHDDREHDLDNSRDLHSQRFPDKKKSVKKTEAYDFAAHDDKDGMKPVMYSQAISFCDKVKEKLSSAEDYQTFLKCLNIFGNGIIKKNDLQNLVTDLLGKHSDLMSEFNDFLERCENIDGFLAGVMSKKPLAGDGHLSRSSKLEDKEHRRETDGGKEKERYKEKYMGKSIQELDLSDCKRCSPSYRLLPADYPIPTASQRSELGAHVLNDHWVSVTSGSEDYSFKHMRRNQYEESLFRCEDDRFELDMLLESVSSAAKRADELYNSIVENKISVESLSRIEDHFTVLNLRCIERLYGDHGLDVLDILRKNPTHALPVILTRLKQKQEEWNRCRSDFNKVWADIYSKNHYKSLDHRSFYFKQQDSKNLSTKSLVTEIKEIKEKQQKEDDIVQTIAAGAKHPLIPHFEFDFSDAEIHEDLYKLVRYSCEEVFQSKELFNKIMRLWSTFLEPMLGVTSQSHETERAEDRKVGHNARSSVAPNVGGDGSPNRESNSRLPKSDKNEVDGRVGEVKNGHRTSVAANDKENGSVGGELVSRDDHLMDNKGQKSVESSDKAPGFVKQFSSDEQAARNSASVTIRGESSVHMSPGRVLTPTRPTDADVSVAVVIAKSPSVNVPLVEGVAAAPPVPVANGVLVENSKVKSNEESSVPCKVEKEEGELSPNADSEEDNFVAYGDSNAQSNQNDDRRKYESRNGEDEHRPEAGGDNDADADDEDSENVSEAGEDVSGSESAGDECSREDHEEEDMEHDDVDGKAESEGEAEGMCDADAQTGVDGSSLPLSERFLSTVKPLTKHVSAVSFVEDVKDSRVFYGNDDFFVLFRLHQILYERILSAKENSTSAEIKWKTKDASSTDLYARFMDALYNLLDGSAENAKFEDECRAILGNQSYVLFTLDKLIYKLIRQLQTVATDEEDAKLLQLYEYEKSRKPGKLNDSVYHSNAHVILHEENIYRFQCSSSSSRLSIQLMDNMNEKPEIAAVAVDPDFSFYLHNDFLSVLPGKKEPHGILLERNKPKYGDLDELSAICAVMEDVKVVNGLECKISCNSSKISYVLDTQDFFFRPRRKRRTSSTTSSSSSTASSRSRREREERFRKLMASST; encoded by the exons ATGAAGAGGGCTAGAGATGATATTtactctgcttctgcttctCAATTCAAAAGACCCTTTGGTTCATCACGTGGTGATTC CTATGGTCAAGGCCCCGGAGGTGGCGGTGGCGGTGGTGGAGGTGGAGTTAacggaggaggaggaggaggtggggGAGCAACTACCTCCCAGAAATTGACAACCAATGATGCTTTATCCTATTTGAAGGAAGTGAAAAACATGTTTCAggatcaaaaagaaaaatatgacatGTTCCTCGAGGTCATGAAAGATTTCAAGGCTCAAAA GACTGACACTACTGGTGTCATAGCAAGGGTTAAGGAACTATTCAAAGGTCACAACCATTTGATTTTTGGATTTAACACTTTCCTGCCAAAGGGGTATGAAATAACACTTGATGAGGATGAGGACGAAGCTCCTCCGAAGAAAACAGTTGAATTTGAAGAAGCTATTAGTTTTGTGAACAAGATTAAG AAACGTTTCCAAAATGATGAACATGTTTACAAATCATTTTTGGACATTTTGAATATGTATCGCAAAGAGCACAAGACCATCACTGAGGTTTATAGTGAG GTTGCTACCCTTTTTAAGTCGCATGGAGATTTGCTCGATGAGTTCACTAGATTCTTACCAGATAATTCTTCAGCACCTTCCACACAGCATGCTCCATTTGGTCGAAATTCAATGCAGCGCCTCAATGAGCGGAGTTCTATGGCACCCATGATGCGGCAAATGCAAGTAGATAAG CAACGATATCGGCGAGACCGATTTTCTTCTCATGATCGTGATATAAGTGTTGAACGTCCTGATCTGGATGATGACAAAACAATGATGAACTTTCACAAGGAGCAGAGGAAGCGTGAGAGCAGGGATAGAAGGATGCGCGATCACGATGATAGAGAACATGATCTTGATAACAGCAGGGATTTGCACTCACAACGCTTTCCTGACAAAAAGAAATCTGTTAAGAAGACTGAAGCTTATGACTTTGCTGCTCATGATGATAAAGATGGAATGAAGC CAGTCATGTATAGTCAAGCAATCAGTTTCTGCGATAAAGTTAAGGAGAAGTTGAGCAGCGCTGAGGACTACCAAACATTCTTGAAGTGCCTTAATATTTTTGGCAACggaattataaaaaagaatgatttACAAAATTTG GTGACCGATTTACTTGGAAAGCATTCTGATCTCATGAGCGAATTCAATGATTTCTTAGAGCGTTGTGAAAATATTG ACGGGTTCCTTGCTGGTGTCATGAGTAAAA AGCCACTTGCTGGTGATGGTCATTTATCTCGATCATCCAAGTTGGAGGACAAAGAACATAGGCGTGAGACGGATGGAGGTAAAGAGAAGGAAAGATACAAGGAGAAGTACATGGGAAAATCCATTCAAGAACTTGACCTTAGCGACTGCAAACGTTGTTCTCCGAGCTACCGGCTTCTACCGGCCGAT TATCCAATTCCTACTGCTAGTCAGCGATCTGAGCTTGGTGCACATGTACTGAATGATCACTGGGTATCTGTGACTTCCGGAAGTGAGGATTACTCTTTCAAACATATGCGCAGGAATCAATACGAAGAAAGCTTATTCAGATGTGAAGATGACAG GTTTGAGCTGGACATGTTATTAGAGTCTGTGAGTTCCGCTGCTAAACGAGCTGACGAGTTATATAACAGCATTGTTGAAAATAAGATTAGTGTGGAGAGTCTAAGCCGTATTGAAGATCACTTCACTG TTCTGAATCTAAGGTGCATTGAACGCCTATATGGTGACCATGGTCTTGATGTCTTAGACATACTGCGTAAGAACCCAACTCATGCTCTGCCTGTAATATTGACTCGATTGAAGCAGAAACAAGAGGAGTGGAATAGGTGTCGTTCAGATTTCAATAAAGTTTGGGCTGACATTTATTCTAAAAATCACTACAAATCACTTGATCATCGTAGCTTCTATTTCAAGCAACAAGATTCAAAGAACTTGAGCACAAAAT CTTTGGTGACTGAGATCAAAGAAATTAAAGAGAAGCAGCAGAAAGAGGATGACATCGTTCAGACTATTGCTGCAGGAGCTAAACATCCTCTCATTCCACATTTTGAGTTTGACTTTTCTGATGCTGAAATTCACGAGGACCTGTATAAACTTGTTCGTTATTCATGTGAGGAAGTATTCCAAAGTAAAGagttattcaataaaattatgagGCTCTGGAGTACCTTCTTGGAACCGATGCTTGGTGTAACTTCCCAATCTCATGAGACGGAAAGGGCCGAGGACAGGAAAGTAGGACATAACGCTCGAAGTTCTGTTGCACCTAACGTAGGAGGTGATGGAAGCCCTAACAGAGAGTCGAATTCAAGGCTACCAAAATCTGACAAGAATGAAGTTGATGGTAGAGTAGGTGAAGTTAAAAATGGTCACCGGACTAGTGTAGCTGCCAATGATAAAGAAAATGGTTCTGTTGGTGGCGAGCTTGTTAGTAGAGATGATCATTTAATGGATAATAAAGGGCAGAAAAGTGTTGAAAGCAGTGATAAAGCCCCTGGATTTGTTAAACAGTTCTCCTCTGATGAACAAGCAGCGAGAAACTCTGCATCTGTCACAATTAGAGGCGAAAGCAGTGTGCATATGTCCCCAG gTCGCGTACTTACTCCAACCCGACCTACTGATGCTGATGTCTCTGTTGCTGTAGTCATAGCCAAGTCTCCGAGTGTTAATGTACCTTTGGTGGAG GGCGTTGCCGCTGCACCTCCAGTACCAGTGGCCAATGGCGTGTTAGTTGAGAACAGTAAAGTTAAAAGCAATGAAGAATCTTCTGTGCCTTGCAAAGTTGAAAAAGAAGAGGGTGAGTTATCCCCGAATGCTGACTCTGAGGAGGATAACTTTGTTGCCTATGGAGATTCAAATGCACAGTCAAACCAGAATGACGATAGAAGGAAATACGAGTCTAGAAATGGGGAGGACGAGCACCGTCCAGAGGCTGGAGGTGATAATGATGCAGATGCTGATGACGAAGACAGCGAAAATGTTTCTGAAGCTGGTGAAGATGTGTCAGGAAGTGAGTCTGCTGGTGATGAATGCTCCCGGGAAGATCATGAGGAGGAAGATATGGAAcatgatgatgttgatggtaAAGCCGAAAGTGAAGGTGAAGCAGAGGGGATGTGTGATGCTGATGCACAAACTGGAGTAGATGGCTCATCTTTACCGTTATCAGAGAGGTTCCTGTCAACTGTGAAACCTCTCACAAAGCATGTATCTGCAGTTTCATTTGTTGAAGATGTGAAGGATTCAAGGGTGTTTTACGGAAATGATGATTTCTTTGTTCTCTTTAGGCTTCATCAA ATTCTTTATGAAAGGATCTTATCTGCAAAAGAAAATTCAACAAGCGCTGAAATTAAATGGAAAACAAAAGATGCTAGTTCCACAGATCTTTACGCAAG atttatGGATGCATTGTACAATTTGCTCGATGGATCCGCCGAGAATGCCAAGTTCGAAGATGAATGTCGAGCAATTCTTGGAAACCAGTCTTATGTGCTATTCACATTGGACAagttaatatataaattaatcagaCAG CTTCAAACTGTTGCAACCGATGAGGAAGACGCTAAGCTTCTCCAATTATACGAGTATGAAAAGTCTCGAAAACCTGGGAAATTAAATGATTCAGTGTATCATTCAAATGCGCATGTCATCCTTCACGAGGAGAACATATATCGTTTTCAATGT TCATCTAGTTCCTCTCGGCTCTCCATCCAGCTCATGGACAATATGAATGAAAAGCCCGAGATTGCTGCTGTTGCTGTTGATCcagatttttcattttatctgCACAATGATTTTCTGTCTGTCCTCCCCGGCAAAAAGGAGCCTCATGGCATTTTACTGGAAAG AAACAAACCAAAATATGGGGACTTAGATGAGCTTTCTGCAATTTGTGCTGTAATGGAAGATGTCAAAGTAGTTAATGGATTGGAATGCAAGATATCTTGCAACTCATCCAAG ATTTCTTATGTTCTTGACACACAAGATTTTTTCTTCCGACCAAGAAGGAAAAGGcgaacatcatcaacaacatcatcatcatcaagtaCAGCATCTTCTCGGTCTCGCAGGGAAAGAGAGGAAAGATTCCGCAAATTGATGGCGTCCTCCACCTAA
- the LOC120580955 gene encoding uncharacterized protein, translating into MSPKYYPSKGHFLKTNECFVLLNVYAPCKVSRQQVLWDNISLRLTAFDGQNICVCGDFNVVRCVEERRSVGMVCRQSRITNFNQLIDGNFLLDLPLRGRSFIWYRDDIRSMSRINQFLLSESWCVTWPNCVQSASTRGVSDHFPLQLFIDEENWGPKPLCMLKCWEKFSNYKTFVRDQWNSFLVDRWGGYVRKEKFKLVKIAIKGWHQLHSQNLPAKILSMKDKITAFDMKGESAVLDDEEVEELHGLYEELFSLSRINNSICWQQSRA; encoded by the exons atgtcacccaagtattATCCCTCAAAAG GACATTTTTTGAAGACCAACGAGTGTTTTGTGTTGCTTAATGTTTATGCCCCATGTAAGGTATCCAGACAGCAGGTGCTTTGGGATAATATTTCTCTGAGGTTGACTGCATTCGACGGTCAGAATATATGTGTTTGTGGTGACTTTAATGTGGTCCGCTGTGTGGAGGAACGGCGTAGTGTGGGAATGGTTTGTAGGCAGTCAAGGATTACTAATTTTAATCAGCTTATTGATGGTAATTTTTTGCTGGATCTCCCTCTCCGTGGTCGTAGCTTCATTTGGTACCGCGACGATATAAGGTCTATGAGTCGTATCAATCAGTTTTTGCTTTCTGAAAGCTGGTGTGTGACTTGGCCTAATTGTGTTCAGTCGGCTTCGACTAGGGGAGTGTCGGATCATTTCCCTTTACAGTTGTTTATTGATGAGGAAAATTGGGGGCCGAAACCGCTTTGTATGCTAAAGTGTTGGGAAAAATTTTCGAATTACAAAACTTTTGTCCGTGACCAATGGAACTCTTTCCTTGTGGATAGATGGGGTGGTTATGTGCGGAAGGAAAAATTTAAGTTAGTTAAAATAGCGATAAAAGGTTGGCATCAGCTTCATTCTCAAAATTTACCAGCAAAAATTTTGTCTATGAAGGATAAAATTACAGCTTTTGATATGAAAGGAGAGTCTGCAGTTTTAGATGATGAGGAGGTTGAGGAGCTTCATGGGTTATATGAGGAGTTGTTCTCTTTATCTCGGATAAATAATAGTATTTGTTGGCAACAGTCGAGGGCATAA